Proteins encoded within one genomic window of Episyrphus balteatus chromosome 1, idEpiBalt1.1, whole genome shotgun sequence:
- the LOC129908583 gene encoding uncharacterized protein LOC129908583, which yields MTEASYYKYGELQKGVLTKISKDLVNFKKAPKERKTAAYSSVRLAKLEADMATSKIYHEAIIGGGKLEEGLKKEDLLVVYDQIYEIYLEYEAELVEAVERAKSVASNETKTMAPTNFSAASSSHSAIRLPRLDLPKFNGSYVAWRDFHDRFQSLVHNNTSIDDIDKLHFLQSCLVGDAHRFLQNLSVEAASYDKAWKLLEERYDHKCILVHIQMQALFGQPSLPRETASAGTSGAAATVAGTAGTASQPRTTSSNTFQASVNTYSPEFQPTVDQPSTQTFNYHTSHGQVQTHQVLLATAVVKARDADGRTRLLRALIDTGSETSFITESAAQLLKLEKRRTFVEVSGLGLVSSGKTQFSVDLHLASRHSTFEIAIQAYIFKSLTGHLPTQRVISGKWNHLKELSLADPYFFEPAPIDLLLGSDVCAQIFLPEIQRPLDGNGPIAQNTHFGWVVLGKVPVENPRQVRSFVQTHELCMQVERFFVMEEMPFPTYETLDNIACEEHFTEHTIRLPDGRYQVELPFKDGGHPVMGFSRQNAFRRFLALEKKLAADPKLAADYTKCMKEYVDLHHMEEIAENDAVLATPYHYFLPNHTVFKDASSTTKLRVVFDAASRASDGKSLNDRLLVGPRLQTSIIDLVLRWRTHRITFTADIEKMYRQILVSFPDRYYQLVMWREQNTAPLKIFKMYTVTFGTASAPYLAIKILKKVADDEQHNFPEGAKVVREDMYVDDLISGADSIEEARKKRDEARQLLATAGFNLPKWTSNVRDLVEDIPAHDRELDFELPINLSNHVKTLGIKWFPMDDCFSYQNLQPSAEVTTKRSILSTIAKLFDPLGWISPCIITEKIMMQRLWELGCDWDEPVPATLKNEWEAFQRELPLIEKLRIPRWIHMSPTNKAIELHGFCDASMKAYGAAVYVRVLDSEGKIHTNLLLAKTRVAPSQRTITLPRLELCGAVLVAQLLQYTKEVLGMPDIKMYAWTDSTIALAWIRAIPAKWTTYVSNRVSEIQLLIGINCWGHVSTHHNPSDMASRGVFPSEIQGLDNWWFGPKFLRSQWNFESPTQPAEVDPEEERRSIKVLATHLIDSDNVLQAILNSSSLLKVVRVIATSVRFIIKCRPKLYGIITGPLQAWELDLAHLLIIKAAQKEMFENEIEQIKQKQIPKHLRALNPFIDVDGILRVVWIDVLLPSRRAFRKFSSILQCTASNTSSKQPPFNKVGGSRCSQKHFSWRYAAND from the exons atgacTGAAGCAAGTTATTATAAATATGGGGAGTTACAGAAAGGAGTTCTCACCAAGATAAGTAAGGATCTTGTGAATTTCAAAAAAGCCCCTAAAGAGCGCAAAACTGCAGCATACTCCTCGGTTCGTCTTGCTAAGCTCGAGGCTGATATGGCTACGTCCAAAATATACCACGAGGCAATAATCGGTGGGGGCAAGTTGGAGGAaggtttgaaaaaagaagatttGCTAGTGGTGTACGACCAAATCTATGAAATATATTTAGAATATGAAGCAGAGTTGGTTGAGGCAGTGGAAAGGGCGAAGTCGGTAGCTTCAAATGAGACAAAAACGATGGCTCCGACAAATTTTTCAGCGGCTTCATCATCACATTCAGCGATTCGATTGCCAAGATTAGATTTGCCTAAATTTAATGGGTCGTATGTGGCTTGGCGGGATTTTCATGATAGGTTTCAGTCCCTTGTGCACAATAACACTAGTATTGATGATATcgataagttacattttttgcaATCTTGCTTGGTTGGGGATGCTCATCGGTTTTTGCAAAATCTGTCGGTGGAGGCTGCAAGCTATGATAAAGCTTGGAAGCTTCTGGAGGAGAGGTATGACCATAAATGCATTCTGGTGCACATTCAGATGCAAGCCCTTTTTGGTCAACCTTCCTTGCCACGGGAAACTGCTTCGG CTGGCACATCAGGAGCTGCTGCGACAGTAGCTGGGACAGCTGGAACAGCTTCTCAGCCAAGAACTACCAGTTCCAACACATTCCAGGCTTCTGTCAACACGTACTCACCTGAGTTCCAGCCAACGGTAGATCAACCATCCACACAAACTTTTAATTACCACACGTCGCATGGTCAAGTGCAAACTCACCAGGTGCTTCTGGCGACAGCAGTTGTGAAGGCCCGAGATGCAGACGGCAGAACTCGCCTCTTACGTGCTCTGATTGACACCGGCTCAGAAACTTCATTCATCACGGAATCCGCTGCACAACTGCTGAAGCTGGAAAAGCGGCGTACCTTTGTCGAAGTGTCTGGGTTAGGGTTGGTCAGCAGTGGCAAAACGCAATTCTCCGTCGATTTACATCTTGCATCCCGCCATTCGACATTCGAGATTGCCATACAGGCGTATATCTTCAAGTCACTGACTGGCCATCTCCCGACCCAACGAGTGATATCCGGCAAATGGAACCACCTAAAGGAGCTCTCATTAGCCGATCCCTATTTCTTTGAGCCCGCTCCCATCGATTTACTCTTAGGAAGCGATGTTTGCGCCCAAATATTCCTTCCGGAAATTCAAAGACCTCTAGATGGTAACGGACCCATAGCGCAAAATACGCATTTCGGGTGGGTCGTATTAGGGAAAGTTCCAGTGGAAAATCCACGGCAAGTTCGAAGCTTCGTTCAAACTCACGAGCTATGCATGCAAGTGGAGAGGTTTTTTGTAATGGAGGAAATGCCGTTCCCAACATATGAAACCCTGGACAATATTGCTTGTGAAGAACATTTTACCGAACACACCATACGTCTCCCAGATGGACGTTACCAGGTAGAATTGCCCTTCAAAGATGGAGGTCATCCAGTAATGGGTTTTAGCCGACAAAATGCTTTTCGGCGATTCTTAGCTCTGGAGAAGAAACTTGCTGCAGACCCGAAACTTGCCGCCGACTACACAAAATGCATGAAGGAATATGTCGACCTCCATCATATGGAAGAGATAGCAGAAAACGATGCGGTTTTAGCAACACCGTACCACTATTTTCTTCCAAATCATACAGTTTTTAAGGATGCTAGCTCCACAACCAAGCTGAGGGTAGTGTTTGACGCAGCTTCACGAGCTTCGGATGGGAAATCCCTCAACGACCGTCTACTTGTGGGTCCAAGATTGCAGACGAGCATCATCGATCTCGTTCTAAGATGGCGGACTCACCGAATCACCTTTACGGCCGACATCGAGAAGATGTACCGGCAAATTTTGGTTAGTTTCCCAGACCGATATTATCAGCTTGTGATGTGGAGAGAGCAGAATACAgcacctttaaaaatattcaaaatgtatACCGTCACTTTTGGCACCGCAAGCGCACCATATCTTGCCATCAAGATTTTAAAGAAGGTAGCTGATGACGAGCAACACAACTTCCCGGAGGGGGCGAAGGTTGTCCGAGAGGACATGTATGTTGATGATCTGATTAGTGGTGCAGATTCAATTGAAGAGGCGCGGAAAAAACGCGATGAAGCAAGGCAACTTTTGGCAACAGCGGGGTTCAACTTGCCAAAATGGACAAGCAATGTGAGAGATCTCGTCGAAGACATTCCTGCCCATGACCGAGAGCTAGATTTTGAGCTTCCCATTAACTTGTCCAACCACGTGAAAACCCTAGGCATCAAATGGTTCCCCATGGACGATTGCTTTTCATACCAAAATCTTCAACCTTCAGCAGAAGTCACCACCAAACGATCGATTTTGTCAACCATCGCCAAGTTATTCGACCCACTTGGCTGGATATCACCATGCATTATCACGGAAAAAATTATGATGCAGAGACTCTGGGAGCTAGGTTGTGACTGGGATGAACCTGTTCCAGCAACATTGAAAAATGAGTGGGAAGCTTTTCAACGAGAACTTCCTCTCATAGAAAAGCTACGAATTCCAAGATGGATACACATGAGTCCAACAAACAAAGCTATCGAGCTTCATGGCTTTTGTGATGCGTCGATGAAGGCGTACGGAGCAGCTGTTTATGTTCGTGTCTTGGATAGCGAAGGTAAAATCCATACCAATCTGCTTTTGGCAAAAACAAGAGTAGCACCCAGCCAACGAACTATAACTCTTCCTCGCCTTGAACTTTGTGGCGCAGTTTTAGTAGCACAATTGTTGCAGTACACCAAGGAGGTTTTGGGCATGCCCGATATAAAGATGTACGCGTGGACAGATTCCACTATTGCTCTGGCTTGGATACGAGCTATTCCTGCGAAGTGGACCACTTACGTTTCCAATCGTGTATCGGAAATTCAACTGCTAATTGGTATCAATTGCTGGGGACATGTTTCAACGCATCATAACCCATCCGATATGGCATCCAGAGGTGTATTTCCATCGGAAATTCAAGGGTTGGACAATTGGTGGTTTGGTCCTAAATTTCTGCGTTCTCAATGGAATTTCGAGTCTCCAACTCAGCCTGCCGAGGTTGATCCTGAAGAAGAACGTCGATCCATCAAGGTCCTTGCCACTCACTTAATAGATAGCGATAATGTGCTCCAGGCTATCCTCAATTCTTCGAGTCTTCTCAAGGTCGTACGAGTCATTGCTACTTCGGTTCGATTTATCATTAAATGTCGACCTAAGTTATACGGCATTATCACCGGCCCATTACAAGCATGGGAATTAGATTTGGCTCACTTACTAATTATCAAAGCGGCACAAAAGGAAATGTTCGAGAATGAAATCGAGCAAATCAAGCAAAAACAAATCCCAAAACACTTACGTGCTTTGAATCCATTCATCGATGTTGATGGGATTCTCCGAGTAGTATGGATCGACGTTCTTCTTCCGAGTAGGAGGGCGTTTAGAAAATTCTCTTCTATCTTACAATGCACAGCATCCAATACTTCTTCAAAACAACCACCATTTAACAAGGTTGGTGGTTCGAGATGCTCACAAAAACACTTTTCATGGCGGTATGCAGCAAATGATTAG